Proteins encoded together in one Bactrocera neohumeralis isolate Rockhampton chromosome 4, APGP_CSIRO_Bneo_wtdbg2-racon-allhic-juicebox.fasta_v2, whole genome shotgun sequence window:
- the LOC126756546 gene encoding netrin receptor unc-5 has translation MTKLKKCDILIAFLITFKIAVVANLQRTTDSITDQRNYNLPSINTFNKHSRIEENSTLNSPQQVFSKPRRAFHSGVDVENAEYPVNSNTSFHDNENPSHVTEPVHRKEMAESTNDVKNEFHVNEEINITNNNGELSNVEYEERSSGPILDKINTAESGTALPIFLTEPEDIYVIKNRPGVLKCKAAHALQLYFKCSGSSQPPPSEHDKHVDPHTGVHVEEVTATIHRDLIDEYFGKGPFKCECHAWSSRGVAKSQSATISIAYIRKHFVSSPTSLKIELGSKAELHCEPPGGFPEPKITWLKNNAPIVNTNDHGTVISADATTITFDVVSLQDMANYTCHAENVAGKRISDSAVLIVYVNGGWSSWSSWRECKCLGKLSQGRKRVRFCNNPIPMNGGSLCSGAQVQKSADCVSCQEDTQIVTSDGYDALSSKKLGRWTPWSDWSSCSPDCIQIRRRKCIYPVSEDLSVESHDGSINNNGVIGLGFVKVQCPGKDIQTAECRGEHCLIGNDGFDWTLYLGLAFVITVCVAFGAALIYCARRNLAINSHYNMTRTNINSDYMQGINKKGINIETANVNYDYPSSDHRFMSNDHIINCEASEHHYDVPNLSANYTNPIDEISAEYVTDTPETSTADTSNSTYDIKGNFTLPSSSKNVVTELINNSGGSLSLYRGEMMLHVPEFAIGKNQKKHMSLIVLSDESARISIPCAESLFVCSTIVYCSPRNYSFQKPVIIKLPHCLIEPRQWNVHIYQADNDHYDINSNWRKIVSVGKETINTPVFVNVEEKHLYIMTEQLGRFAVVAEPNNLTDYLPAIEMRLIAFSQLTPSSSNCSLRIYVVKDFPNSKDICKTIEAKLGGTIMGESETFAFHLNTCDLVIRVRNTESSSWDLKEQTNYEQIIPYNHILNNNSILHCEFTIKRSLNSQLIFDVDFEQSGLENMESRIHSFIISSEHFSQSDVRSQTFENRQHQAIVSIDRDSSFINETNTLSSVYLPHTCKRLICDALDPPRQDEKDWRLLAKKLGTDHYIAYFATKSSPTEQILNLWECRAKHSSRTIVELLIVFSEMDREDIKQIITDTNGPLWV, from the exons atgaCGAAGCTTAAGAAATGTGATATACTTATTGCTTTCTTAATTACTTTTAAGATTGCAGTTGTGGCAAATCTTCAAAGAACAACTGACTCAATCACTGACCAACGAAATTATAATCTACCCTCAATAAATACCTTCAATAAGCATTCAAGGATTGAAGAAAATAGTACTCTTAATAGTCCTCAACAAGTGTTCTCTAAACCAAGACGAGCTTTTCACAGCGGAGTCGATGTGGAAAACGCGGAATATCCAGTAAATTCAAATACTTCATTTCATGACAATGAAAATCCATCACACGTTACAGAACCCGTACATCGCAAAGAAATGGCTGAATCTACAAATGATGTGAAAAATGAATTTCAtgtaaatgaagaaataaatattacaaataacaaCGGTGAATTATCAAATGTTGAATATGAAGAGCGATCATCTGGTCCCATATTAGACAAAATTAATACCGCTGAGTCTGGTACTGCATTgccaatatttttaacagaacccGAGGACATATATGTTATCAAGAACAGACCAGGGGTGCTTAAATGTAAAGCAGCCCATGCACTTCAG TTATACTTTAAGTGTAGTGGTAGTTCGCAGCCTCCTCCATCTGAACATGATAAACACGTTGATCCTCACACGGGTGTTCATGTTGAAGAAGTAACTGCAACTATACATCGCGATTTGATTGatgaatattttggaaaagGTCCTTTCAAATGTGAATGTCATGCATGGTCCTCACGTGGTGTTGCTAAAAGTCAATCAGCGACAATAAGCATAGCAT atataagaaaacattttgTTTCCTCACCAACATCACTGAAAATTGAACTGGGTTCCAAAGCTGAATTGCACTGCGAGCCTCCGGGAGGATTTCCAGAGCCAAAAATAACATGGCTCAAAAACAATGCGCCGATTGTAAATACTAATGATCACGGAACAGTTATATCTGCTGATGCCACGACAATAACATTTGACGTTGTATCTTTGCAG gaCATGGCGAACTATACATGTCATGCTGAGAATGTGGCCGGGAAAAGAATTTCGGACTCAGCTGTTTTAATAGTCTACG TAAATGGTGGTTGGAGTTCATGGAGCTCTTGGAGAGAATGCAAGTGTTTAGGAAAATTAAGTCAAGGTCGAAAAAGAGTTCGTTTTTGTAATAATCCCATTCCTATGAATGGTGGTTCGTTATGCTCTGGAGCACAAGTTCAAAAATCTGCGGACTGTGTATCTTGTCAAG AAGACACACAAATTGTAACGTCTGATGGATATGATGCATTATCGAGTAAGAAAT TAGGCAGATGGACACCGTGGAGTGATTGGAGTTCATGTTCTCCTGACTGTATACAAATACGCCGGCGAAAGTGCATTTATCCTGTCTCTGAAGATTTGAGTGTTGAATCACACGACGGATCTATTAACAATAATGGCGTAATTGGTCTAGGGTTCGTAAAGGTTCAGTGCCCAGGTAAAGATATACAAACAGCGGAATGTCGCGGAGAGCACTGTTTAATTGGCAATGATG gTTTCGACTGGACACTTTACCTTGGCTTAGCTTTTGTCATAACTGTATGTGTAGCATTTGGTGCTGCTCTAATTTACTGTGCTCGTCGGAATTTGGCAATAAATTCTCACTATAATATGACTAGAACAA atattaactCGGATTATATGCAAGGAATAAATAAGAAGGGAATCAATATTGAGACGGCAAATGTCAATTACGATTATCCCAGTTCCGATCACAGATTTATGTCTAATGATCATATAATCAATTGTGAAGCTTCCGAACATCACTATGACGTACCAAATTTATCTGCCaa TTATACCAACCCAATAGATGAAATAAGTGCGGAGTACGTCACAGATACACCAGAAACATCCACAGCGGATACAT CAAATTCCACATACGACATAAAAGGTAATTTTACCTTGCCGTCGTCATCTAAAAATGTAGTAAccgaattaataaataattccgGAGGCAGCTTGAGCCTTTATAGAGGAGAAATGATGTTGCATGTGCCAGAGTTTGCCATTggtaaaaatcagaaaaaacaCATGTCTTTGATTGTATTGAGTGACGAAAGTGCCCGAATATCAATTCCTTGCGCTGAATCGTTATTTGTTTGCAGCACAATTGTATATTGTTCTCCTAGAAATTATAGTTTCCAGAAACCAGTTATAATCAAATTACCGCATTGCTTAATTGAACCACGACAGTGGAATGTGCATATATACCAAGCAGATAACGATCATTACGATATTAACTCGAATTGGAGAAAAATAGTTTCCGTTGGAAAAGAAACTATAAACACACCGGTTTTTGTCAACGTGGAAGAAAAGCATTTATATATAATGACAGAACAATTAGGACGTTTTGCAGTAGTTGCTGAACCAAACAATCTCACCGATTACCTGCCTGCTATTGAAATGCGACTTATTGCGTTCAGTCAATTAACGCCGAGCAGCTCGAACTGTAGTCTTCGAATATATGTTGTAAAAGACTTTCCTAATAGTAAGGACATTTGCAAGACAATTGAGGCAAAGTTGGGTGGTACTATTATGGGCGAAAGTGAGACTTTTGCTTTTCACTTAAATACCTGCGATTTAGTAATTCGTGTACGTAACACGGAGTCCAGTTCGTGGGACCTCAAGGAACAAACTAATTATGAACAAATTATACCATATAATCATATTCTcaacaacaattcaattttgcATTGTGAGTTTACCATAAAAAGATCACTGAATTCACAATTAATATTTGATGTGGACTTTGAGCAAAGTGGTTTAGAAAACATGGAATCACGGATTCACTCGTTCATTATTTCAAGTGAACATTTTTCACAAAGTGACGTTCGGTCGCAAACATTTGAAAATCGACAACATCAAGCAATTGTTTCTATTGATCGTGATAGTAGCTTCATAAATGAGACGAATACTTTGAGTAGCGTTTATCTACCACACACATGTAAGCGGCTGATCTGCGATGCTTTGGACCCACCTCGCCAAGATGAAAAAGATTGGCGTTTGTTGGCTAAAAAACTTGGCACAGATCATTATATTGCGTATTTCGCTACAAAGTCATCGCCAACCGAGCAAATCCTCAATCTATGGGAATGTCGAGCAAAACATTCCTCGCGTACAATTGTTGAATTATTAATAGTGTTCAGTGAAATGGACAGAGAggatataaaacaaattattacagATACTAACGGCCCTCTTTGggtgtga